CCATCTGCCCTACGAACACACCCTCAACGACAGCTTCGGTGCGGTACGCGTGGTGGCCGAGCGCGATGGCTTCAAGCTGGTCGAGGCAGTGAAGGGGAAGGGCAAGTGAAGCTGGTCAAGCACATCGCCAACCTGGGCTACGGCAGCCGCAAGCAGGTGCAGTGGATGTTCCGCGAAGGCCGCATCACCGATGCCGACGGCGAGGTGCTGTACGCCGATGACCAGGTGCCGCACGAGGCGATCCGGGTCGATGGCGAGCCGCTGGACCCGCCGCCGGGCCTGTCGCTGGCGTTGTACAAGCCGGCCGGTTACACCTGCTCGACCAAGGACACCGGTCGGTTGATCTACGATCTTCTGCCGCCGCGCTTCCGCGACCGCGACCCGGTGCTGTCCACCGTCGGCCGCCTGGACCGCGAGACCAGCGGCCTGCTGCTGCTGACCGACGATGGTGGCCTGCTGCACCGGATCATCTCGCCGAAGTCCAAGCTGCCCAAGGTCTATGAAGTGGAACTGGCCGAAGACCTGCGCGGCGATGAAGTGGCGCTGTTCGCCAGTGGCACGCTGATGCTGGAAGCGGAAAAGACGCCGCTGCTGCCGGCTGAGCTGGAGTTGCTCGGGCCGCGCACGGCACGCCTGGTGCTGCACGAAGGCCGCTACCACCAGGTGCGCCGCATGTTCGCTGCCACCGGCAACCACGTGCAGGGCCTGCACCGCAGCCGCGTGGGCGGCCTGGACCTGCAGGGGCTGCAGGAAGGGCAATGGCGGATGCTGGGCGCCACCGACCTGGACACCCTGTTCGCTCCATGACCGCCATCGCTGCGCTGCCCTTCCTCCCGGACGCCGTCATCTTCGACATGGACGGCCTGATGATCGACAGCGAGCGGGTGTCGATCGCCTGCTGGAGTGAAGCGGCCGGGGAACTCG
Above is a genomic segment from Stenotrophomonas sp. ESTM1D_MKCIP4_1 containing:
- a CDS encoding pseudouridine synthase, which encodes MKLVKHIANLGYGSRKQVQWMFREGRITDADGEVLYADDQVPHEAIRVDGEPLDPPPGLSLALYKPAGYTCSTKDTGRLIYDLLPPRFRDRDPVLSTVGRLDRETSGLLLLTDDGGLLHRIISPKSKLPKVYEVELAEDLRGDEVALFASGTLMLEAEKTPLLPAELELLGPRTARLVLHEGRYHQVRRMFAATGNHVQGLHRSRVGGLDLQGLQEGQWRMLGATDLDTLFAP